In the genome of Oryzias melastigma strain HK-1 linkage group LG4, ASM292280v2, whole genome shotgun sequence, the window tgaGTTTCCAGCAAACTATACTAGAAGTGTCTAGGACTGCAGGGAATATGATTCAGGGTCTGACAGTAACAAATCTTGATGTAACAGATCTTTAAGTGGAGAAGCTGACGCCTGGTGTAACAGGACACCACAAGGACACACATACTGTGTGTGAGTTGCATAATGTCACCTGAAGCTAAGAAAGCTGATGGTCCCAAGACAATGCATGTTGGAGTTTGGAGCAAAGCTGCACTGTCATTTACTGAAAGGATACCTGACCACTTACACTGCTGCTGTACTCCTAAAgttacaaaaactcaaaaaagttattgtagcaaaaaatgtttccctCAAATGCTTACTATAAGATTTTtagtctcattttttttattgcgaCAGAAGTATTTTGTTGtatcttgctttttttcctctaaaatagtttgttgaaagttttgttttaaaaattattgaaGCTTAAATTTAAGTAGCAGCATATTACATGCAGTAAAAGTGAGATGAAAGAAGTGTGCTGTTATCTTCCTTATCTGGACAATCAAGTCAATATATTTTGcaacaatagattttttttttttttttacttttttttttctttttctgtctacTTTCcacttttgacctttttcttcatttcactTTGTTTCTCAGGACTTTTCAAACGATGACACAAAGCTGGAGTACAATGTGGATGCAGAGAATGGCATCGCCATGGAGGGTTATCTCTTTAAGCGGGCCAGTAATGCATTCAAGACATGGAACAGGTATGGCTGTTGAATATGTtagttttaaaattgcttttaaaagatttgaacTGTAATAGTGCTGCCCATaaggaaaactgaaaatgtacTTTACCATAAAGGCAatttaaacaagtaaaaatctaaaggtgatgtttacattttgatgttttatttatcaaatcaaactttatttataaaaaacagttttcatgtaTTGCAGTTTTAAatgctttacaattaaaacagacaacaaaattacaaaaaaagaggaaaaaatccCTCCGCTCCATTCACACATACATCCCATGAACCCACACACAGTTCACACAGGCCAATATATACAAGTATAAAAGAGATGTAAGGCGTGACTCTGCTGTGAAGTAAAGATATATCGAGAATCTCTTATACCAGGAGCCAGCTTAGCCACAAAACATCACCACAGCGTCTACCCACACCACACAACAACAGGGTCCACTCCACAGCCATGAGGCTGCAATGCTGGACCCCAGCCGCCCCATCAAGGGCGAGCACCATGGCAACAACCACTGACCAAACCGGCAACCCGTGGTACAAAAGATCCCCGCAGGAAACACTGGAGCCAAATCATGATAAAAAGAAGGTTAAAATagatacataaaatgtatttaaatataaaagaaaatgtacatttatacaaataaataaaaaataaaattgtttttagaataaataaccTGATAAGATTATCAGCTGGCGCTGAAGGACCTCGAGGGCTCATAATTCATAATAGTAGCTTGTAAAACCTTTGAAGAGttgttaaaatatgtttgacatttgaaaaacataaataatttaatacacttttttttgttcatcattaaaaattgaacaagtctaaattaataaacataaaacagtctGAGACAATCAAAGTAATGGTTGAGTCGTTTGGTTGGAGATGGCCTAAATATACCATTAGATATTCTTCATTGGTCTTAATTTATGACTTGAGTGAATGTATGGTGCCTCACTTGAGaatatttgatttcattctGCCAATTTTGACACATATATTAGTTTAAGTGCTCATTAAGTAACCAGCAGACACgtgataacataaaaaaatccctaaaaagcCAAGTCTGTCTGCTGACCTGAAATCTCCCTCAAGTTACAAAGAAAATGACCACaaaagaggaataaaaaaaatttagatttcaCATTTCGTAATCTAGAAGCATTGAACTTACTCCTTTAAGTTTCACTTGCTGTGTTAGCTCATCTTATTTTATCTATGGACATTCTTATTCTTATGCtcctctttattttgttttagtatgGGCATGTCTTCACATCAGAAAGACATCAagactgatttttttgttaaaataattcaacACATGTGATTGTGTCTTCTAATAAACTTGTGATCTTTTTTAGACGTTGGTTCTCCATCCAAAACAATCAGCTAGTTTACCAGAAGAAATTTAAGGTATGTCAAGTGACTCCCTCCATGCTGACCACACTGAAAAATGCTTCTGTTTGACTTCCAGCTCCGAGTATTTTTAGTTAGATGCTGTGCCTGTACTTAAAGGTTAAGAGAATTGTAAACCAAAGCTGTGCAtgagaatgtgtttgtgtgaggtTTTCTCTAGGAAAATaccttcattgttttttttccccctaaagtACCtcacaatgttttcttttactttactttttagttTGCATTGTACACAAGTGTTTGGTTTGTGTagtttttaagccatttttggtgtcatttttttagagaaCAGATGGTCAAAGGTTTTGATTGAGAATTACCAACTTATGAAAGTGCAGAATGGAATATTTTTAGTCTGTGGTTGTTGATTTGTCTTGGTGAAGTTAACTGGTTCCTACAGCTTTCCCTATTTTAACAGAGCCATTATCTTCTTTGattttctattaaaacaaaaaggggCTTTTAAAATACACTCATCCATGATTTAGTCACCAAAATTGTCCTCATGTGCCTGATTATGACTTTTCAACATCTAGATTAGgaatttttagtcatttatggAGTGAATGGAATAGTTGATTGCTAACGAGcttgccttttttaaaatatatttattttgtaattatgCTCTGTCCTTGTGTTCTCAGGACAACCCAACAGTGGTTGTGGAAGACCTGAGGTTATGTACAGTCAAGCACTGTGAAGACATCGAGCGGCGTTTCTGTTTTGAAGTAGTTTCCCCCACCAAGTGAGTTTGAATTTGCATCAGTaaccataaaaagaaaattggaaaGAGGATGGGAAGATGGAGTTCTGCCATTAGCTCAGACGCTATGGGAGCTGACAGCAGCTGTGTGGTGTGTGTGTTCGCTCCTCAGGAGCTGCATGATGCAGGCTGACTCAGAAAAGCTGCGACAGGCTTGGATCAAAGCCGTCCAGAACAGCATCGCCACAGCGTTCCGCGACAAGGGAGATGACGGCGAGGTAAAATCAGAACACCCTACCACTGAATACATTCTTGTTTTGTAATGTAAAAGGTGACGATTCATCTTTGCAGGTCATAAATTGATTTACTAAAACAATTAACAgtatttcatttataaaaatcttGCTCAAATGTATGTCTGTGTTGCAGCTTGTTTTAAAACCATAGCTTCAGTTGAAATAACCGAATAAATCtaagacaaaacattttcctgCCGTTCCTCTTTGTGTCAGAAGCTCGACAGGAAGTCATCCACATCGACAGGAAGCTTGGACTCTGGAGGTGAGCCAAAGGAGAGGTCACTGAAGGGTGAGAGCGCCCTGCAGAAAGTTCTAGCCATCCCTGgaaactcctgctgctgcgACTGCGGCCAACCCGACCCCCGTTGGGCCAGTATCAACCTGGGCATCACTCTGTGTATACAGTGCTCTGGTATTCACAGGTAGGTTTcctcaaactttgtttttatgaaagcttaaattaaaatagtacTTTAGTACAATTTAGTACTTTTTGCAGTTCATGTGgagttcattttatttctgtgaaAACCAGAAATTAATATCCTCCTTGTTTATTTAAgttctgtgaaaaataaaaacaaatctccaTCAGTACTTTGGTGTGAAAGAACAGCGCAGAGTATTGGTCCTCAGGGATTTAAGATATGTAAACTCACTGTTGTGTGAGCTTACAAACTTTAACCTGCCCATCACaccaaaaaattataaaattaaaaaaaataaatataataaaattaactAGGTCAGTTCCCACAAATTCCTTGTTTTAGAATGGATCATTGCTGGCTTTATTCCAAcctttttaagtgtttgtttgtataaaaaaaatcctaaagtgGAGCTGACTGAAGCTATTTAAACTAATCGTGGTAaactgaacactaaaaaaatgtattataataattaaaagaccaatggaacgattttacagtagaaaaaaatatatttgtagtaggactttaaagggtaaccaaaccctaaatcaactttttttttgaggaattaaaataaacttgtttaattctttaaattatagtcaaaaattgtcagtgtgctgccccctacagattgaatcgaggtattacatttgaatttcgtgattggccCAACCATTTAAGTCCAacttcatgatctgcagctccagtagtgataacagtcctgttccccagggATCAAAAGTGTAGCTGAGATAATCCGgttcatttttgaaatataagATTCATGGGCCTCCATAAAAAACGGGTATAACTTATTAGTCCTTCCGTGGTTGGAGACCACCGCTTTGAAGAACTCAATCAGTATTAATGGAAGTAAAGGAAGAAACTAAACTTTGATGTATTTGGTTCTTTATTTTATAGAAATACTATAAAAGTCACTGTCATGTTATTCTGTCATAAATTACTATTAAGTCAtgtaataattttatttttaaacataagtgtattttttaagcaattattAATGTTATTGTTCTGTGATTGTTTTGACCTATTTTAATAACAGGAGTCTGGGAGTTCATTTCTCAAAAGTTCGATCCTTGACTTTGGACTCATGGGAACCAGAACTGCTCAAGGTAACtgacttcattcattcatttttcattgcTGGAAATAAGTTTAGGCTTCAAAGTATTAAACACCAAAGTTCTGTCCATGTTTGAACAGTcacttcatctttttgttttctaacatGCAGTTCCagtgattttgttttctatttcatAGTTGATGTGTGAATTGGGAAACAAAGCAATCAACCAGATTTATGAAGCTCGTCGTGAAGAGCTGGGAGCCCGAAAACCACAGCCAGGTGACCCCAGgtacagaccaaaaaaaatcaacgcCCATATGAAACTATTGAACTTGAGTAGCTAAAAACTGCCAGAACTTACCTTTGTTAATCTTTTAACAGGCATGAGGTGGAGGCTTATATCAAAGCCAAATATGTGGATCGGCGGTATGTGCGCCGGCCGTCAGACGAGGAGCTTCGAAGCAAAGTGGTTTCTCTCAGTAAACAGGAGAAGAGGCTGAGCAGCAGCTCCGAGCATCTGCCACCCAAAGCGCCCCCACCCACGCCAAAACTCGGCCCTGCTCTCACTGTCTCTGGACAGACCGGTATGTACATCATGTTTTTTCCTGTCTACTCATGTGAaacttagattaaaaaaatgtggcaactACAAAATCAAAGGAAACTCAAAGAAATGAAATGTCAGTATTCCTACAAATGAAGGTTAGTGTCCTGGAAAGAAATCGATTTGTTCCATACACGCTGGCATACTGTATGTTCTCTGTGAACAGCATATGTCTGACCCTCTCAGCTTCGCTGTGCTTTCTGTAGTCTGTGCCAGTGGTAGCCCAGTCACTATCTATCTGTGCTTTCACCTTGCCTTCctccttttctgctttttcaacCCCTTTTTCCATTCTTTTCATTCCCTCCTCTGGCTGTTTTGTGCTCCACAATTAACTTCTGCTCATAATGCCAACCTTAATGTCCCCATCACCACTTGCTTTGCCCCCCTCCTCCGCTTTCCAAATTCCGAACTCCCGTCACCCCCTGCGTAGCTGCTGCCAGCGGCGTGGAGGCCCGCCGCGACTCTCTCTTCTGTCCCGACGAGCTTGACTCGCTCTTCTCCTACTTTGACACCTCCTCCAAACTCAGAAGCAGTAAGTACTAAGAGCTGAGTGTCGGCTTGCTTTCCGTCCCCCCCCGTTCATTTCCATTCACATCTTGGAGCTGCAAACTGAACCCTTTTGTCCACTCTCCTGTTGCTTCTCCATCCGGAGCGTCTGAAAGAGCATGCTCAGTGTTCGGGGGGGTCAGAGCCCGTCACGTACTGGGTTTCTTTGGGGGAGGGCACGTGTGGTTTTGGTCTCTGTCTGGTATTTGAACTCATGTGTCATCATTCTTCAGACCTTAAGGACCTGAGTCTTAACACTGGAGGGGATCTTTCATCCtggtctctttttttattattcttttgaagttgaaaaaatattaggaGCACCTTTGGTTCTAGTAAATCAAACATGTAGAGGTtatatgaaaatacaaaaaaggggttaaagacccactccaatcatcttttgatatattctAAAAACGTTCACAATAAATTGGcatttttaggacataatttctgcagtgCACcagtagttcattggaaattcccCTCTggattgtgggtgggactgctgGCAAGGAGCAATCCCACCCCCCATTCCCCTCCCCATTTCAGAGCTTGTGGTCCACTCAGTGGATTTTCTACCTCACAAATAAGCTTtctccaacagcattttttcatctgtttctcagtcagaataaatactcagaaatgcaagttggagcttaattttcttaataaccaatccttcatcagaaaaatgccacaagaacattttaaaaccccattatttatcggagtgggtctttaaagatgcAAAAGGAAGGCATTGGTGACTGTTGACCTGCAGAACAACTAGCAGAagtgttccttttattttgattccCTGAGTGACACACATCCTTATGCTGTTTTGCATGTTGTGAtgtctgctgtttgttttccagtGAGGAGTGCAGACAGTGGCATTCAGAACAGTGCTGATGGGAGCAAGGAGATGCTGGCCAACACGCCCTCCAACAACAGCCTGGCAGATGCAGGTGAGACAGCTCGTCTGCTTCTAGAGTCAGTTGGACAAACCCAGactgtaaaagttaaaaatacaagTCAACCTTAGAATACGTTAAAATTTGGTCTGGTGTTGGACCCACAACTTGCATAAAGATTAGACTTctgtttattcaaatcaattctATTTCAACTCACAAGTTGGCTCTGTTTCCTAATTCAGATTTGATTAAGTATTGATTCATTTGCCGCATTTTTATCTAATCGATTTAATCTTCCATTGAAAAGccattgtttttactttacaaaataatggaattttttaaaaaaatacaggaaataaaTTAGCAATGTACAATGTCTGGCTCATGGGCCAGACTTTGGATTCTCAATTTGCTGAAAACTCATGCAAACATCCTCAACAGTACTAAGACTAGAGTGTAATTTGTTATGAGAATGAATCAACAAAATGGTATTCAAGGAAAAGTTTACTCGAATCAAATTGATCCTTTTTCCCTTTCGTCAGAAGCAGCCGAGTCTCCTCCCGTACCTTCTGCGGTTCCTCCTCAAAAGCCCTGTAAGGACATGGTTTTCTATGAACCCAAAGAGTACAGCCCGGGTCTGCAGCTCTACTGGGCTGCTTGCGCCCGCAACCTCAGAGACATGGCGGAAGCTCTGGCACATGGAGCTGAGGTGAACTGGGTcaacacagaggaggaaaagaggaCGCCGCTCATCATGGCGGTGCAAGGGGTCAGTATGCACTTCTCTTGTAACATCACCTGactgaagtttgttttctaaGTAAAAtctattgtttcattttttaaaactatttttcaaatctgaattATAACTTATTTTGCTATCTAAATCCTGGTTTCAGGGTTCGCTAGTCACATGTGAGTTTCTGCTTCAAAACGGAGCGAATGTGAACCAGCAGGACGCTCAGGGCCGAGGGCCTCTGCACCACGCCACCATTCTGGGTCACACAGGGTAAATACATATATCTGGATCTTCTAGGATGCAAAATGTTGATGCAGGAATAAGTACTTTCTTTATTCTGCTGCAGgcaagtttgtttgtttttgaaaagagGAGCAAATCAAAATGCAGCAGACATCGATGAGAAAACCCCCCTGACTGTAGCAGTGGAGGCAGCGAATGCAGACATCGTCACATTGTGAGTGCTGCTGACTCTGTTTGTATGTTGTTGGCAGCTttgaaactatatttttttcagagagattttgtagcattttaagacatttaaaatgttattttatccCATGTTGTTGTGGAGTGATAACCTCAGcttcagtttaattttttaaaaatgtgctttatttgtTCTGATCTAGAACTGTGTCTTGAACTATTTTagcttaaatgtaaaatgtttttgtgcgcAATCAGTATTTATCCGGTTACAAAACggcaacaaaaagcaaaaaattcagaaaaatctttttttttgtttgctaattAGCAagtaataatgaataaaaacgcTTTTACTGGGCTTATGCTGAGCCTGGtaatacaagacaaaaaattCACTCAGATTTCTCAttatagaaataataaatagtgaaaaaaacctaaaaacaaaacaaatttagaaaaaacaagtttgaaattttcaaatgtaaacataTGCAAAAGCATGTAGAAGGGATGCAATGATTCATTTTCCCGCCATTTGGTTCCTTCATGTTTTAAACCGAGAAACCATTCGTTTTAGGTTTCATAATTGTGTCGACCTGTGACTTgatctttctttttctaaactCCTCAGGTTGCGATTGGCGAAGATGAACGAGGAGATGCGAGAGTCGGAGGGGCCCTACAGCCAGTCAGGTCAATACACCTCCAACAGCCCCACCGAAATGCAGTACAGGAAGTGCATGGAGGAGTTCATTAACCTGCAGTTAGACGAGTCTGAGTAGAAATGTAGATGGAAGGAGTCTATTCATTAAACCCAttctgagttttaaaaaaaatcaaaaagtgtcttttaaagcattttttttaaagttccaaAGAAATtacaaacaggaaatgtttgcttttaggTGGGAACTGCCACATTAAAAGCACAAAGTATTTTACATCAGTAAAAGATGAAATGTGGGGGTGAAAAACTCACTTAATTGTAAAAGAACTAAAAAGTAATTCATCCCTCAAGTCCAGCTGTTGTCAGGAGGGCGCGGTGAAAGCCATGAACTCTGAAGAGCTTTGTTccaaaatggaacatttttcttttctactgttGCTCATGACAGAAATctattataaaacaaacaaaaggttaattagacttttttagtcttttttttttaagctagaTTTTACATAGCTCTGTTTTAGTGGATTTGTTTAGGTCAGTGATCAATAGCAAATGTTTAGCTGTTCAGTATTCTCTGACACTCAGATCTCAAAGCAAACACCGTTCTATCCTCTAGCAATAACTAAGATGATCAAATCAACATTTCTGAGggtgtttttcttaaatctgtCAAGTTTTAATTTACATTCCTGTCCATCATACTCGGATATTGTACTTCTGCAGTGAGTGTGATCCTCTTGTTGGAGGTTTTAACTGCTTTCAAAGTTTGTTTACATGCTGTATAAACACAGTGCGTCTTTTCCTTTACATGCCTGAGCAGAAAGaacatatatagatatatttcataaaatgtttaactaGAGATAACTCTCTGAACCATATGCAGATATTCTTACTGTAAGTATTGTAAATGACATACATTTGTTTACTGTCTGTATGGGACAGAAGAGG includes:
- the LOC112150227 gene encoding arf-GAP with coiled-coil, ANK repeat and PH domain-containing protein 2 isoform X6, with amino-acid sequence MKITVDFEECLKDSPRFRATIEEVEGDVCELETKLDKLVKLCIGMIDAGKAYTAANKQFVNGIRELAHQSTKDEVIESSLTKFAESLQEMINYHTILFDQAQRSIKTQLQTFVKDDLRKFKEAKKQFDKVSEEKETALIKNAQAPRNKQHEVEEATNILTATRKCFRHIVLDYVLQINVLQSKRRSEILKSMLSFMYAHLTFFHQGYDLFSELQPLMKQLGGQLDQLVVDAAKEKRDMEQKHSTIQQKAALQEVTEYDFLPDYRIFCAWRSNSDFSNDDTKLEYNVDAENGIAMEGYLFKRASNAFKTWNRRWFSIQNNQLVYQKKFKDNPTVVVEDLRLCTVKHCEDIERRFCFEVVSPTKSCMMQADSEKLRQAWIKAVQNSIATAFRDKGDDGEKLDRKSSTSTGSLDSGGEPKERSLKGESALQKVLAIPGNSCCCDCGQPDPRWASINLGITLCIQCSGIHRSLGVHFSKVRSLTLDSWEPELLKLMCELGNKAINQIYEARREELGARKPQPGDPRHEVEAYIKAKYVDRRYVRRPSDEELRSKVVSLSKQEKRLSSSSEHLPPKAPPPTPKLGPALTVSGQTVRSADSGIQNSADGSKEMLANTPSNNSLADAEAAESPPVPSAVPPQKPCKDMVFYEPKEYSPGLQLYWAACARNLRDMAEALAHGAEVNWVNTEEEKRTPLIMAVQGGSLVTCEFLLQNGANVNQQDAQGRGPLHHATILGHTGQVCLFLKRGANQNAADIDEKTPLTVAVEAANADIVTLLRLAKMNEEMRESEGPYSQSGDETYQDIFQDFTQMASNDPDKLNRYQYDTQRP